DNA from Methanomassiliicoccales archaeon:
CTGGGCCACCGCGGGCGGGTCACCCTTCTGCTGGGAGAGGGGTCATCGCTGGTGCAGGTGAAGGCGATGGACATGGTGGGGAACGAGGCCTTCTCCAACCTCACCTTGTATGTTGACACGGTGACGCCTAACGTACTCCATCATTCACTGGTCGGCGCATCCGTACCTTCAGATGGAGTGTTGATCTTGACGTTCTCCGAACCGATGGACCAGGAGAACGTCATGGTCACCGTGGACGGTATGTTGGTGGTACTTCATTGGGAGAGCAATACCGCCCTCTACGCCCCGCCTGGGGGCTGGCTGGAAGGTAGCGATCATGAGGTGAGAGTGAATGGAATGGACCTGTCCGGCAATCACCTGCCCGGTCTGACCTGGTCTTTCCGCATCGGCATGATCATGTTCTGGGTGAACGGCACGGTCCTGGACGGTTTCGGGGATCCAGTGGCGAATGCGAAGCTCATCATCGACGGGTCGGTTGTGGCCACCACCGACCTATTCGGTAACTTCTCCTTCCTTATCGCCCCGGGCACATATCGGGTGACGGTGAGCGGGGAAGGGTTGGTGAACAGGACGGTGGAGATGGTCGCTATGGAGAACGACCCGCAGGGGCTGGAGCTAAGCATGGCCTGGGTCAGGGGTGAACTGCCCTGGACCATCTGGCTGCCGTTGCCGTTCTTCCTGCTCCAAGTGGTGCTCGTGGTGCTTTACAAGCGCAGACATCCCTAGGCCCACTGTTTTTCAGGTCGTTCGACCAGGCACGGATCGTTGTTCTTTCCAACGTTTCATCTTAATTTATAAATGCATCCATAATCATTGTCCATGGGGGAAGGACGATGGAGAGGGCTAGGGTCAAAACTTTCGTTAACGGCTTGGACGAGAACTTGTCCGGTGGTATACCCAAAGGTAACATCATCCTGGTCTCCGGCGCCGCCGGCACCATGAAATCCTCCCTGGCGTACTACATCCTGCACATGAACGCGGTGCGGGAAGGCGTCCGCGGTCTTTACATCTCATTGGAGCAGAACAAACCATCGCTCATGCGGCAGATGGACTATCTGAGGATGCAGGGAAACCCCGACAACCTGGTCGAGCTATTGGACCTGGGAGAGATCCGTTTGCTGGCCCAGAGCGGCGGTTGGTTCGACACGTTCCGTTACGCCGTGGAGGAGAGCAAGAAGCGTTTCGATTACGATGTTCTAGTGATCGATTCATTGGGCGCTTTAGAACTGATAGCCAAGTTCGAGCAG
Protein-coding regions in this window:
- a CDS encoding ATPase domain-containing protein; the encoded protein is MERARVKTFVNGLDENLSGGIPKGNIILVSGAAGTMKSSLAYYILHMNAVREGVRGLYISLEQNKPSLMRQMDYLRMQGNPDNLVELLDLGEIRLLAQSGGWFDTFRYAVEESKKRFDYDVLVIDSLGALELIAKFEQPREEIFRLFEWLRSTEVTTFLIAEMPVGIYQYYGSGDTDFLADGIIHLKMVEVGEIEVQRRLRVVKMRETDHSSSYFSFYFKEGTFFVTRAITDF